In Plectropomus leopardus isolate mb unplaced genomic scaffold, YSFRI_Pleo_2.0 unplaced_scaffold15672, whole genome shotgun sequence, the DNA window ttttttggtgattttaaaaggAAACATGCCTTTTAAACCCGTGAGCTCAGAGGTTTAAAAGGCGGGATTTCTTTAGAAATTCCCCGAAATTCAACCATTTACCACGGTCAGAatcgttggattttcaaatttccaacaatCCCTGAACACATTATGTGTTATTATACTGACATTTATGACACAAAATTCCCTGATTTCTCTAAACTTAAAGGGTTTATTTAgatttccaagcctggaaattgctagttgcaaattccatgacttttccaggtttttcatgaccgtacagCCTTCAGGTAAAGCTGACATAAAAGTGAAGAATATTATCTTTGTCCCGCTGACCTTGAACTGCGGTAACATGGGCTCGCTCTCCGCAGGCCTCCTCCCCCTCATCTGAGGTTCAAAGTGCACCAAGCGAAAAGTGTCCTCTTCGCCCAGATAACGAGTCAGCCAGCGAGACGCTTCGTCCCCGCAGTCTCGTCCCTGAATGTCATCTCCGAAAActctgcagcacaaaaacaaaacaagaagcatTTATACgcgttttctgtttttaatacgactgtaaactgaatatttgggtCGAACACAACAAGATGTCACCCtgaactttaaaattaaaacatttatggaTTTTAGACgaagcattaaccctttgaaacctgagtacaTTGGCTTGATTAATATTTTTGGGATTTCAAAAACTTTGCAAAACCCAGTTTCATCTcttacatgttttttatgtgatgCAATTCAAGattttaattattctgtaattctattcagttttatttttatgatggtaaattgactaattgttttttCTACTATACAATTTAAACCAATCTTGTTACTAAAGTCATCATTATTTGtattagttttgtttattttttaatatttatttggattctttatttgtttattgtatgaagttacttttattatctgatgtttatttaacatTGACAATTTGTTATTCAACATATATTTCAGACCAATTTCTTTTCTagacaaacttttatttttatgtatttattgtttttttattatgtttatagCATgtagttacttttatttttgtttgtttttctgttatattaaattgacttttacacttttttaaaatgcataatactgggaaacttttttttaataaattgatgcattttgttaacatactcTATAGTctataatgtataattttttgcaaaggcatttgtgtgactgttaaagggttaaacccttTAGTTAACGCTTGAATAAAcctaagaaaataaaaaatagtatttttttctcctcgcTGTCGACTTttgaataaagtaaaaaataatgcaaaagaaTAAACGGAGTAAAACAAACTGATCCAAACAGAAACGCTGATGCGAGACCTGCAGCCGATGACGCCGTTGTCGGACTGTCTGACGGGGAACCGCAGCTCCTCCATGTTCGGGCCGTTCAGACACGCGTGACCTCCCTCACAGGTCAGAGACACCAACACCAGACGAGGCTGCTGTCTGCCCGTCACCATGTGACCGTCCTCCGTCACCACCAGCCAGTGGCTGCGAGCACAACAGAAAACACGTTTAAAATATTGTGCAACAAATTAAATACTAATATTTTTCAGACTTCAATCATAATTACAATATTGTGCCATATACAAGTTGAccataaatattttgtgtatttaaccAAAATTagtcctaataataaaaatcaaaaatcttttcagaatttgaaccttttaaatgccatttttttcatgatgctaATA includes these proteins:
- the LOC121964455 gene encoding mitochondrial amidoxime-reducing component 1-like; its protein translation is HWLVVTEDGHMVTGRQQPRLVLVSLTCEGGHACLNGPNMEELRFPVRQSDNGVIGCRVFGDDIQGRDCGDEASRWLTRYLGEEDTFRLVHFEPQMRGRRPAESEPMLPQFK